GCGGCGGCGGCGCGGGCAGGCTGGCGTTGCCCGCCAGCAGCGTGCCATCGGGCCGCAGCACGGCGAAGTACACGGTCTCCACCTGGTCGAAGAGCACCGATTTCAGCTCGCGCGAGGAGAGGGCCAGGTCGAGCGTCCCCTCCTTCAGGCGCACATTGGCCGCCACCGCGTAGGCATCGTCGAGCAGGGCGCGGTCGAAGGCACGCTGCGTGAATCCGTTGGCCACCAGCACCGAGATCGCCGTGCCGGCGAACCAGGTCAGCGCGAGCGGCACCAGCACATGGCGCAGCAGGCGCGCGCGCAGCGACGGCGGTGACGGGGCCGGTAGCGCAGGCATTGCGTGCCCGGAAGGCTGCGGCCGGGGGCCCGGCCCGGCGGCGCTCATGCGGCCTCCGGCGGGGCATCGCCGGGGGCGCCGGCCTCCAGCATGTAGCCCAGGCCGCGCAGCGTGCGGATGCCCGCGCCGCTGCCCTGGAGCTTCTTGCGCAGGCGCGAGATGAAGGCCTCCAGCGCGTTGTCGCCCAGCAGGTCGTCGAAGCCCGAGAGCTTGTCCGAGAGGGTGCGCTTGCTCACCACGCGGCCCGGCGGGGTCATCAGCTCCCAGAGCACCTCGAACTCGCGCGCGGGCAGCTCGAACGGCGCGTCCTGCAGCGTGAAGCGGCGCGCGCGCCGGTCCAGCACGAGGCCGCCCGCGCGCGTGCGGTCGTCGGCGCCCTGTGTGCGCCGCACCAGGGCGCGCAGGCGGGCCTCGACCTCGGCCAGGTCGAAGGGCTTGCCCAGGTAGTCGTCGGCGCCCGCATCCAGGCCGGCGATGCGCTCCTCGGTGCGGTCGCGCGCGGTGAGCACCAGCACCAGCGTCCGGTCGCCCCGCGCACGCGCGGCCCGCAGCACCGCGAAGCCGCTGCCCATCGGGCTCGCCGGGGCCGCGTCCTGCGGCAGGTTCAGGTCGAGCAAGACCGCATCGAAGGGCTGGATGCTCCAGAAATGGCCGGCCTCGGCCACGGTGGCGGCCGCGTCCACGCGGTGGCCCGCATCGGTGAGGCTGCGCAGCATCACGCCGCGCAGCACGGCATCGTCTTCGACTACGAGGATGCGCATGGGCTGGAAGGGGTCGGCAACAGGGGTGGAAAGAAGGTCCGCCGCGCGGACGGTGCCTGCATTGTGGCGCGGGAACCCGGCCGCGGTGCGGGTGCAGGCCCGCGGGCTTGGGCCGCGAAAGGACGCGCCTGGTCAGGCAGCGGTCAGGCAGCCCGGCCGATAAAGGCGCCATGCGCCCCATCACCCTCCCCGCTCTTCGCCGTGCAGCAGGCACGCAGGCCTCGGCCGCCGCCCGCGTCGCCGCCGGCCTGCTGGCCTGCAGCGCCCTTGGCGGCCTGCCCGCAGCCCATGCCCAGGCCACGGCCCCGAACCCCTCCGCCGCCACGGCATCCAGCGCGGCCGGTTCGCCCCGCGGCACCGGCTGGACGCTGGCCCAGGCCCTCGCCGCCGCACGCGACAACAGCGAAGTCACGCAGGCCCGCCAGGAACTGGCCGGTGCCCGCGCCGACGTGCTGAGCGCCGACCACGCCCCGCTGCCCTCGCTGACCACCAAGGCCAGCTCCATCGACCTGCAGCACGGCCCCGGGCCGGGCAACGTGTTCACGCGCAAGCGCATCGACAAGTCGCTGGGCATCGACTGGACCTGGGAGCGCGGTGGCAAGCGGGCCCTGCGCACGCAGGCGGCCGAACGCACGGCCGATGCCGCCCACGCCGACGTGGAAGACACGCAGATCCAGCAGCTGCAGGCCGCCCTGGGGGCGTACTACGACCTGCTGGCCGCGCAGGACCGGCTGAGCGAGGTGTCCGCCATCGAGCGCGGGCTCTCCGACGTGGCCCGCATGGCCGACCGCCGCGTGCAGGCGGGCGATCTGTCGGCCCAGGACGCGGCGCGCACCCGCATCGAGGCCGACCGCGCACGCGCCGACACGTGCTCGGCCGAGCAGGCCCGCGACGACGCCGCCCTGGCCCTGGCCCAGGTGACCGGCAGCAGGGGCCCCCGCCTGGAAGCGGTGGATACGCCCTGGCCCGCGCCGGACAGCGATGTGCCCGCCACCGACGCCGACCTGGCCAGCTGGGCAGAGACGCGCGCCGACGTGCGCGCCGCCCTGGCCCGCGCGCAGGCCGCCCAGGCCGCGCTGGAAGGCGCCGACGCGCTGCGCAAGTCCGACTGGACCGTGGGCGCCTCCATCGACCACTTTCCCGGCACGTCCACCCGGCAGGTCGAGCTGCGCGTGCAGATCCCGCTGCAATGGGGCTACCAGTACCAGGGCGAGATCGGCCGCGCCCAGGCCGACTACGCCAAGGCCCAGGACGCGCTGGACAACACCCGCCGCCTCGCGCTGCTGGACCTGCTGCACCTGCGGCAGGCCCAGGAGAGCGCCTCGCGGCGCGCCGCCGACTACGACCAGGGCGTGCTGCCGCGCGCACGCCAGGTGGCCGACAACGCCGAGCTGGCCTACCGCAAGGGCGCCATCGCGCTCACCGACCTGCTCGACGCCCAGCGCACGCTGCGCGCCACGCTGCTCGATGCGCTCTCCGCCCGCGCCGACTACGCCAAGGCGCGCGGCGCGTGGCTGCTGCGCACGCGGCCCCAACTGCTCACCGGCATGCCCTGACGCCGGGCGCCCGCCCCCCTGCCCTCCGCCCCGCAACCGCTTTCCTTCCCCGGACATCCCGACCATGATGGCTCCCCTCTTCTCCCTCCCCGCGCGGCGCCCGAGCGCGCGCGGCCTGCTGGCCCTGGCCGCGATCGGTGCCGCCTGCGCCCTGCTGCCGGGCTGCGGCAAATCGTCCGCCGAGGCGCCCCCGGCCGCCGAACCCGCCCCGCCCGTCGTCCAGTCCGGCCAGCTCCGGTTCCCGGCGGGCCACCCGCAGCTCGCGCTGCTCGGCACCGCCGACGCCCGCGCCGCCAAGGACGTGGCCGTGGAACTGCCTGCCCGGCTGGTCTGGAACGAGGAGCGCACCCAGCGCATCTACCCCGCCTTCGCCGGCCGCGTGACCACCATGCACGCCGACCTGGGCCAGGCCGTGAAGGCCGGCGCGCCGCTCGCGCTGCTGGCGTCGCCCGATTTCGGCCAGGCCCAGGCCGATACCGCCAAGGCGACGGCACTGCAATCGCTCTCGCAGCAGTCGCTCAAGCGCCAGCGTGAACTGTTCGAGGCCGGCATCGTCGCCCGCAAGGACCTGGAGCAGGCCGAGGCCGATGCCGCCGGCGCCCGTGCCGAAGTGGCCCGCGCCGCGGCCCGCACGCGCCTGTATGGCGGCGGCGGCGCGGTGAACCAGCAGCTCGCCCTCACCGCCGGCATCGGCGGCGTGGTGGTGGAGCGCAACCTCAACCCCGGCCAGGAAGTGCGCCCGGACCAGTCCGGCCCCGCCCTCTTCGTGGTGACCGACCCCACCTCGCTGTGGGTGCAGATCGATGCGCGGGAAGCCGACCTGTCCTCCCTGCGGCCCGGGGACGGTTTCGTGCTGCAGGTGCCCGCCTATCCCGGCGCCAGCTTCAGCGGCAAGGTGACGGCCACGGCCGATGCCATCGACCCCGGCAGCCGGACGATCAAGGTGCGCGGCGTGGTGCCCAACGCCGACCGCCGCCTCAAGGCCGAGATGCTGGCCACCGCGCGCGTGCAGGAAAGCCGCGCCAACGGCGTGGTGGTGCCGGCCGCCGCCATCGTGCTCGACGGCACGCAGCACGTGGTCTACGTGCGCCGCGAGGCCGGCGTGTTCGAGCCGCGCAAGGTCACGCTCGCGCAGGAAGGCCCGGGTGAGGTCATCGTCGCCTCGGGCCTGCAGGCCGGCGAGGCGGTGGTGAGCCAGAACGCCCTGCTGCTGGCCCGCCAGTTCCAGGCCGCGGCCGAAGACGCCGCCGTCGCGAAGAAGGCGGCCCCATGAAGCGCCTGATCCACTACGCGCTGCACCAGCCGCTCTTCATCGTGCTGGGCGTGCTGCTGTTCGCGCTCGCGGGCGTCATCGCGTTCAAGAACCTGTCGGTGGAGGCGTTTCCCGACGTGACCGACACGCAGGTCACCGTGATCGCGCTCTTCCCGGGCCGTGCGCCCGAGGAAGTGGAAAAGCAGGTCACGCTGCCCATCGAAACCGCGCTGGCGGGCCTGCCCAACTCGATCCGCGTGTTCTCGCACACGCAGTTCGGCCTGTCGTTCACCGTGGTCACCTACGACGATGCGTCCAACGTGAACACCGTGCGCCAGCAGGTCGCCGAGCGCCTGTCCACCGTGGACCTGCCCACGGGCGTGCAGGCCGAGATCGCGCCCAACGCCACGCCGGTGGGCGAGATCATGCGCTACCGCCTGAAGGGCGACGGCCTCTCCACCACCGACATCCGCACCCTGGAGGACTGGACCGTCGAGCGCGCGCTGCGCCAGGTGCCCGGCGTGGCCGACGTGGTGGCCATGGGCGGCGCCATCAAGCAGTACGAGGTGCAGCCCGATATGGACAAGCTGCGCGCGTACAAGGTGAGCTTCCAGAACCTGCTGGACGTGCTGGGCCGCAGCAATGCCAACGCGGGCGGCAGCTACGTGGCGCAGGGCGCGCAGCAATACACCATCCGCGGCCTGGGCCTGCTGGGGTCGGCCGAGGACATCGGCCGCATCGTGGTGGCGTCGCGCAACGGCACACCCGTGCTCATCCGCGACATCGCGCAGGTGCGCATCGGCGCCGTGCCGCAACTGGGCGTGGTGGGGCAGGACCAGGACGACGACATCGTCACCGGCATCGTGGTCATGCGCAAAGGCGAGAACCCGAGCGTGGTGCTCAAGGGCGTGAAGGACAAGATCGCCGACCTGAACGCGCGCGGCCTGCCGCCGGGCGTGCAGATCGTGCCGTTCTACGACCGCACCTGGCTCATGGACAAGACGCTCACCACCGTGTTCCACAACCTCGTGGAAGGCGCGCTGCTGGTGTCGCTGGTGCTCTACATCTTCCTGTCGAACCTGCGCGCCAGCCTGGCCGTGGTGGTGGTGATCCCGCTCGCGCTGCTGTCCACCTTCATGGGCCTGAAGATCATGGGCGTGCCGGCCAACCTGCTGAGCCTGGGCGCGATGGACTTCGGCATCATCGTGGACGGCGCGGTGATCGTGATCGAAAACATCATGCACCGCCTGGCCGAGCGCGGCGAGGACATGGACGACCGCGACCGGCGCGACACCATCATCGAGGCCGCCGGCGAAGTGGGCCGGCCCACGCTGTTCTCGATGCTCATCATCATCGCGGCGCACATCCCCATCTTCGCGCTGCAGCGCCACGAAGGCCGCATCTTCCAGCCCATGGCGCTGTCGGTCACCACCGCGCTTATCGGCTCGCTGATCTTCTCGCTCACGCTGGTGCCGCTGCTGGCCTACTGGCTGCTGCGCCGCAAGCTGCCGCACGGCGACAACCGCGTGGTGGCGCGCGCCAAGCACCTCTACGCCCCGGTGCTGGACTGGGCGCTCGCGCGCCGCCGCACGGTGGTCATCATCGCGCTGGCGGTGTTCGGCGTGGCGATGGTCGCGGCCTCGCGGCTGGGTTCGGAATTCCTGCCCGAGCTGGACGAAGGCACCACCTGGGTGAACTTCAGCCTCTCGCCCAACGTGTCCACCGCCGAGGCGGCGCGCATCCTGCGCATGGCGCGCAAGGCCCTGCTGTCGGTGCCCGAGGTGCGCACCACCGTCTCCAAGGCCGGGCAGCCCGAGGACGGCACCGACCCCAAGACCATCTCCATGGCCGAAATCTTCGTGGACCTGAAGCCCGAGGACCAGTGGCGCGCCGGCATGACGCGCGAGAAGATCACCGAGGAAATGGGGCGCGCGCTCTCGGCCATCCCCGGCATCGACCCCGCGTTCTCGCAGCCCATCCGCGACAACGTGCTCGAATCGATCTCGCAGATCAAGGGCCAGATCGTCATCAAGCTGGCCGGCGACGACCTCGTGGAGATGAAGCGCATCACGGAAGAAATCGCGCGCGAGGTCAAGCAGGTGCAGGGCGTGGCCCGCGCCGAGATCGACCGCGAAGGCCAGGTGCCGCAGCTGCTCATCGACATCGACCGCGACCGCGCGGCGCGCTATGGCCTGAACGTGAGCGACATCCAGGACGTGATCGAGGCGGCCCTGGCCGGCAAGGCCGCCACCAACCTGTGGGAGGGCGAGCGCAAGTTCGCCGTGGCGGTGCGCCTGCCGTCGGACGAACGCACCATCGCCAACCTGCCGCGCACGCCCATCGCCACGCCCGACGGGGGCTACGTGCAACTGGGCGACGTGGCGAAGATCCGCGAAAGCTCGGGCGCCATGAACATCGCCCGCGAAGCCGGCCGCCGCACCACCGCCATCGGCATCTTCATCGCCGGGCGCGACATGGGCTCGGTGGTGGCCGACATGAAGGGCCGCGTGGAGAAGAACGTGAAGATCCCGTCCAACTACCAGGTCAACTGGTCGGGCGAGTTCGAGAACCAGGAACGCGCCATGAAGCGCCTCTCGGTGGTCGTTCCCATCTCGCTGCTGCTGATCTTCGTGCTGCTGTTCGACGCGTTCAAGTCGGTCAAGATGGCCTCGCTCATCCTGCTGAACGTACCCCTGGCGCTCATCGGCGGCTTCGTGGCGCTCTGGGCCTTCGGCATTCCGCTGTCGGTGTCGGCCGCCATCGGCTTCATCGCGCTCTCGGGCCAGGCGGTGCTCAACGGCGTGGTGATGCTCTCGGTGTTCCAGCAACTGCAGGCCGGTGGCGCGAGCGTGGTCGAGGCCGTGCGCCAGGGCTCCATGCAGCGCCTGCGCACCGTGCTCATGACCGCCCTGCTGGCCATGCTGGGCCTGCTGCCCATGGCCCTGTCGCACGAGATCGGCTCGGAGACCCAGCGCCCCCTGGCCATCGTGGTGATCGGCGGGCTGGTCACCGCCACGATGCTGACGCTGGTGGTGCTGCCGGCGCTGTACGTGGCGTGGTTCGGGCCGAAGGAGAAGAAGGGATCGCAGGCCCTGGTTGAAGCCTGATCCTCAAGAAACGGAATGGCCTGTCCACGCCGCATCGGGCGGCGTGGACAGGCTTTTTTGTTTCTGCCGCAGACGGAGAGGCTGTGGAGCGATCAAAGCTTGGGAACCCCAAGCTTTATGCAAGGCATGACTGAAAGTCACGTGACTTTCAGTCGAATCACGATATCTTCATTGCCTGATGCCATGAGAAAAACCATCTGCATTTTTCTGGGATCCGCATGCGGCGTTGTATTGGCGGTATCGCTTTTCGCTGCTTATGGGTTTCTATTCGCCTCGCCGCATGGACGAGGGGAAGAGCACGCGATTTTCTGGACCAAGGTACTTTTTCTCGGAGTAATTCCATCAGGGGCAGTATTGGGTGCAATTGTGGTAGGCCAATGGGGGAAATTCTCGCAATCGGCCTGCAAAAATAACCTCTCAGTTTGAGATGGTGAGAGATTACCCATATGAAACTCATCATGAGAAATTGGTGACCATATTCTACCCCTGCCAAGTATTAAGAAAATTACGTAATCATCAATGAATTAAATTCAAATTCCAGATGACACATGAGGGTGCGTACGAACTGCATTTGAGCAAGAAATCCCCAGTGCCATCCTAAGCGTCTGAGCCAATAAAAAAGCAAGCTAAACATGCTTTATACGATAGCAGGTACATTTTTTTCGGGCATTATTTCATATTTTTTAGTAGAAATTCTATCCCGATGGTACGGATCGCGTTACATAAAATCCGACTCAGACATCAATGACGCTTACCTTTTTTCTCTAGCATTCATTTTATTTTTCTCGATCGTAGGAGCGATATTTGGCTACCGCACAGGAAGAAGAAAAACCAGCAATAAATTGAATGGCTAGTCTTATAAATAATAAAAACAGTCGCTTTGACGCACTTGCCCAAAAAAAGAAGTTTTTCACCTATGTCTTTATGACTTCTTTTGCAGCATGCGCCTCTGCCGCGTCTCCCCCCGCGTCTATAAGCCCATATGCACTGCGCGAAGAATGCAGCGCGTTTTCCCAAGCAGGAATGCATGACTGCCTTGCGAAAAAGGCCGCGAGCAGTCAGAAAGAGTTGCGGCAAGCGGAAGAAAGGGCCACCGACACCCTCTCGAAATGGGACGAGGACGGCAAATATGTCAGCCAGTCCAAATCCAGGCTCGCCACATCCATCAAGGATTTTTCCAAATACCGCGATACCCAATGCGATTTCCAGGCTTCGCTGAGCGGTGGCGGTGCCGGCAACTCACGTGAGATCGGGCGTCTGGCTTGCGTTTCCGAACTCAACTACGTTCGCGCAAGGCAATTGCTCGAAGCGGTCAATGACTTGCCTCTGAAGTAGGCGTCTCACCGCTCGGGGTGCGCTGCCTACCCCGCGGCGCACCAAGCGTGTGGGCAATGGCCCCTCAAGCCGACAGCAAGGCCGTCCGCCCACTCCCCGATGCAAGCGCCGGCGTATCCGCGTAGCCCTGTCCCCCCGCTGCGGCCGCGCCGCCATCCAGATGGAACTGCTGCACCACCTGCGACAGCCGCGCGGCCTGCTCGCGCAGGGATTCGGCGGCGGCGGCGGATTGCTCCACCAGGGCGGCGTTCTGCTGGGTCATGCGGTCGATCTCGCCCACCGAGCCGTTGACCTGCCCGATGCCGGCGGACTGCTCCGATGCGGCGGAATTGATCTCGCCGATGATGTCCGAGACGCGCTGCACGCTCTCCACGATTTCCTTCATGGCCGCGCCGGCGTCCTCCACGTGGCGCACGCCGCCGTTCACGGCCGTCACGCTGGAGCTGATGAGGCCCTTGATCTCGCTGGCGGCCTGCGCGCTGCGCTGCGCGAGGTTGCGCACCTCGCCGGCCACGACGGCGAAGCCCCGGCCCTGCTCGCCCGCGCGGGCGGCTTCCACGGCCGCGTTCAGCGCGAGGATGTTGGTCTGGAAGGCGATCGAGTCGATCAAACCGATGATGTCGCTGATCTTGCGGCTCGACGCAGAGATCTCATGCATGCTGGCCACGGCCTGCTCCACGACGTTGCCGCCGCGCGTGGCGATGCCCGAGGCCGAGGCCACGAGCTGGTTGGCCACCTGCGAGGACGAGGCCGTCTGCTGCACGGTGGCCGTCAGTTCGGAGAGCGAGGCCACGGCCTCCTGGGCGTTGCTGGCCGTCTGCTCGGTGCGCGAGGACAGGTCCTGGTTGCCCGAGGCGATCTCCTGGCTGGCCGTGGCGATGCTGCCGCTGGCGTCGCGCACCTGCGAGACGAGCGCGCTCAGGCCCTGTTGCATGCCCTGCAGCGAGCGCTGCAGGTCGGCCACCTCGTCGCGGCCTTCCACGTGCAGGCGCTGCGACAGGTCGCCGCCCGCGATGGCCTGGGCCATGCGGCGCGCTTCCACGAGCGGCCGGCAGATCGAATTCATGTTGAGCAGCGTGAGCGGCACGACCACCAGCACCGTGATCACCACGGCCAGGGCGAAGAGCCACTTGGTCTGCTCGGACACGGTCTGCTGGCGTTCGGTGACTTCGGCCACTTCCTTGCGCAGTGCGTCGTCGAGCTGCACGAGCAGCTTGTCGGCCTCGGCGAACTCGGCCACGGCCCGGGTGCTCATGCGGTTGGCGATGGTGGCGCTGTCGTAGCCGCCGGCCTCCAGTTGCCGGGCCACGCTGGAGAACTGCGCGCGGTAGGCGTCGAGCCGCTTCACGATGTCGGTGGCAAGCAGGTTGTCGCGGTCCTGCCCGCCGTCCTGGAAGCGCGCGGCCACTTTCTTCGCACGGTCGAGGCTGGCCGACCACGCGGCATTGGCCTGCCGCACGCCTTCGGGCTTCTCGTACTGGATGATCATGTCCTTCTCGTGCTGGCGGATGGCGCCCATCTCGCCGCGCAGCTCGGCCATGGCGCTCACCTCGGCGAAGGAGTGGCCGATGAAGTCCTCGCTCATCGCATGGATGCGGAACATGCCCAGCATGCCCGCGCCGCCGAGCAGCCCGAGCAGGCCCAGCACCACGGCAATGGCCCCGAGCATGCGCACCCGGATCGTGAACCCGCGCATGAGCGAATCGAATTTCATGGTTGTCTTCCTCAAATCCCGACAGCACGCCTCCGCAAGGCCGGCGCATGGATGAAACAAAACGTAGCAGCTTGACCGCCAAGCGTAACCGAAGGGAATGGAATTCTCAAAGGCGCCATCGCTTCAAAAGCAGGGCATTTGCCATCACGCTCACTGAACTGAGCGCCATGGCCGCGCCGGCCACCACCGGACTGAGGTAGCCGAGCGCCGCCAGCGGTATCCCGGCCACGTTGTACGCGAAGGCCCAGAACAGGTTCTGCCGTATCTTGCCCACCGTGCGGCGCGAAATGTCGAACGCCGCCGCCACCAGCGCCGGGTCGCCGCGCATGAGCGTGACGCCGGCCGCGTGCATGGCCACGTCGGTGCCGTTGCCCATGGCGATGCCCACGTCGGCCGCAGCGAGCGCGGGCGCGTCGTTCACGCCGTCGCCCACCATCGCCACCACACGCGGCGCAGCCGCACCGTCCCCGCCGGAGGCCCGCAGCCGGGAGATGCACGCGGCCTTGTCGGCGGGCAGCACCTCGGCCATCACCTCGCCTGCCTCGGGCCGCAGGCCCAGCCGGCCGGCCATGGCCTCGGCCGCGCCGCGGTTGTCGCCCGAGACCATCACAGTGCGCAGGCCACGCGCCCGCAGTGCAGCGATCGCCGCGGCCGCGCCAGGCTTGGGCTCGTCGCCGAAGGCCAGCAGCGCCCGCACGGCCGCGTTGCTGCCGGGCAACCTTTCGGCCAGCGCAGAGACGGTGGCGCCCTCTTCCTGCAGCGCCGCCGCGCGGTCGGCCAGCGCGGCGGGCACGTCGGCCCCCTGCGCCGCCATCCAGCGCAGGCTGCCCACGCACCAGGCCACGCCACCCACCGTGCCTTCGGTGCCCAGCCCGGGCACGGCGTGCACGCCGTCCGCGGCCGCAGGGGTGGGCATGCCCCGGTCCCGCGCCGCCTGCAGCGTGGCGCGTGCCAGCGGGTGCTCGCTGCCGGCCTGCAGCGCAGCCGCCACGGCCAGCAGGGCATCGGCGTCGGCCGCCGCTCCGGGCCGGGTATCGAAGGCACGCAGCACGGGCTGGCCCTGCGTGAGCGTGCCGGTCTTGTCGAAGGCCACCGTGTCCACGCGGTGGGCCATCTCCAGCGCTTGCGCGTCCTTGATCAGGATGCCGTGCCGCGCCGCCACGCCCGTGCCCGCCATGATGGCGGCCGGCGTCGCCAGCCCCAGGGCGCAGGGGCAGGCGATCACCAGCACCGCCACGGCATGGATGAGCGCGGCCTCGGCGCCCGCGCCGGCCGCGAGCCAGCCCAGCAGCGTGAGCAGCGCCAGCGCCAGCACCACCGGCACGAACACGGCCGAGACGCGGTCCACCAGCCGCTGAATGGGCGCCTTGGCGGCCTGCGCGTCCTCCACGAGGCGGATGATGCGGGCCAGCACCGTCTCGGCGCCCACGGCCGTCACCTGCACCACCACCCGGCCCTCGCCGTTGACGGAGCCGCCCGTGAGCGCGTCGCCAGGTCCACGCGCCACCGGCAGCGGCTCGCCCGTGAGCATGGATTCGTCCACCTGCGTGCGGCCTTCCAGCACCGTGCCGTCCACGGGGATGCGCTCGCCGGGGCGCACGGCGATGCGGTCGCCGGCCATCACCTCGGCCACGGGCACGTCCACCTCGCCGTCCGGGCCCATCCAGTGGGCCGCCTCGGGCCGCAGCGCGTGCAGCGCGCGGATCGCCGCCGTGGTCTGCCGCTTGGCACGGGCCTCCAGCCATTTGCCGAGCAACACCAGTGTGATCACCACGGCCGACGCCTCGAAATACAGGTGCGGCACGTGCCCCGCGCCTGCGCCATGGCCGGCCGTGAGCCACAGCCACAGCGAGAGCCCGTAGGCCGCGCTGGTGCCGATGGCCACCAGCAGGTCCATATTGCCGGCACGCGCGCGCACCGCATGCCAGCCCGCGCGGTAGAAGCGCGCGCCCAGCACGAACTGCACCGGCGTGGCCAGCAGCCACTGCAGCAGCGCGGGCAGCATCCAGTCGCGGCCCGCCAGGGCGCCCGCCATCGGCAGCACGAGCGGCAGCGACAGGGCGATCCCGGCCGCCACGGGGCCGAAACCGGCCCATGGCGAGGCGTCCTGCGGAGACTCTGGCGCATCGGCCGCGCGCGGCTCGTAGCCCGCGTTGCGCACGGCGCGGCGCAGCAACCCGTCCATCGCTGCGGACGCGCCATCGGCGGGGGCGGCATAGACCACATGGGCGCGCTCGGTGGCCAGGTTGACCTCGGCGCTGCGCACGCCGGGCACCTTGCGCAGCGCGCGCTCCACGCGACCGGAGCAGCTCGCGCAGGTCATGCCGCCGATGCCGAGGTCCAGGGTGGCCTGGTCTGCGGACTGCGCCGGCCCGGCAGCGGGCGCGCGGGTGGCAGCAGAGGGGGAAGGGGATGCATCCATGCAGGCACCTTAACCCCTGCCACCATGGCAAGGTCAATGCCCCGCCGCAGACCGGTCGGCGCTTGACTCTGCCACTATGTCAGGGTTCACGATGGCGTCTCCGCCTTCGATTGAACCCACCCCGCCCTCCGGGGCGCACGACAAGGAGCCCCATCCATGCCAGAGCAACAGCCACAACAGCACATCCTGCAGGTCCAGGGCATGACCTGCGGCCACTGCGAGCGCGCCGTCACGCAGGCGGTGCGCCAGCTCGATCCAGCCGCCACCGTGGCCATCGACCGCCCCGCGGGCCGCGTCACGGTCGATACCGCCCAGCCGCGCGATGCGGTGGCCGCCGCCATCGCCGAAGAAGGCTACACGGTCGCGCCATGAGCACCGCCCGAGCCGCCCGCTCTGCAGCGGCCGCCCCCGCCGGCGGCAGGCCGGTCCCCATCGGCACCGCGGCCGAGCGCGCGGGCGTCTCCGCGCGCATGGTGCGCCACTACGAGTCCCTGGGGCTGCTGCGGAGCGTGGCCCGCACGGAAAGCGGCTACCGCCAGTACACCGAGGCCGACGTGCACACGCTGCGCTTCATCCGCCGCGCGCGCGACCTGGGCTTCTCGATGGAGGAGATCGCCACCCTGCTCGGCCTCTGGCAGGACCAGGGCCGCGCGAGCCGCCAGGTCAAGCGCGTCGCCCAGGCCCACATCGACGACCTGGGCCAGCGCATCGCTGCCATGCAGGCCATGCAGCGCACGCTGCAGTCGCTAGTGGGCTGCTGCCACGGCGACGGGCGGCCGGACTGCCCGATCCTGGACGATCTGGCGGGGCCGGCGGGAGGCTGAAACTCAGCAAAAACCCAACGGCCGATGCCGCGCATCGCCGGCGGGCCCCGGCGTCGCAATGTCATGGGAATCTCTAAACTCCGCTGCATCCCACCTCACTGTCGCCATGCCCACTTCTCCTGCCCAACTCCAGCAATGGCTGATCGAACCCGAAGGCCGACGCCTGGAGTTCAAGGAGGCCAAGCAGCGCTACGACTTCGAGAAGCTGCTCAAGTACTGCGTGGCTCTGGCCAATGAAGGCGGCGGCACCATGGTGCTGGGTGTGACGGACAAGCGGCCACGGCGCATCGTAGGTTCGCTGGCCTTCGAAGCGCCGGAACGCGCGGAGGCAAGCTTGCACCAACGGCTGGGGCATCGCATCCCGGTCGAAGAACTCCATTTGCCCGAGGGGCGTGTGGTGATCGTGCATGTCCCTGCCCGACTGCCGGGCACGGCATGGGAGATTGGCGGTCAATATTTCAAAAGGGCGGGTGACGACCTCGTTGC
The DNA window shown above is from Acidovorax sp. NCPPB 4044 and carries:
- a CDS encoding lysozyme inhibitor LprI family protein — protein: MASLINNKNSRFDALAQKKKFFTYVFMTSFAACASAASPPASISPYALREECSAFSQAGMHDCLAKKAASSQKELRQAEERATDTLSKWDEDGKYVSQSKSRLATSIKDFSKYRDTQCDFQASLSGGGAGNSREIGRLACVSELNYVRARQLLEAVNDLPLK
- a CDS encoding methyl-accepting chemotaxis protein; amino-acid sequence: MKFDSLMRGFTIRVRMLGAIAVVLGLLGLLGGAGMLGMFRIHAMSEDFIGHSFAEVSAMAELRGEMGAIRQHEKDMIIQYEKPEGVRQANAAWSASLDRAKKVAARFQDGGQDRDNLLATDIVKRLDAYRAQFSSVARQLEAGGYDSATIANRMSTRAVAEFAEADKLLVQLDDALRKEVAEVTERQQTVSEQTKWLFALAVVITVLVVVPLTLLNMNSICRPLVEARRMAQAIAGGDLSQRLHVEGRDEVADLQRSLQGMQQGLSALVSQVRDASGSIATASQEIASGNQDLSSRTEQTASNAQEAVASLSELTATVQQTASSSQVANQLVASASGIATRGGNVVEQAVASMHEISASSRKISDIIGLIDSIAFQTNILALNAAVEAARAGEQGRGFAVVAGEVRNLAQRSAQAASEIKGLISSSVTAVNGGVRHVEDAGAAMKEIVESVQRVSDIIGEINSAASEQSAGIGQVNGSVGEIDRMTQQNAALVEQSAAAAESLREQAARLSQVVQQFHLDGGAAAAGGQGYADTPALASGSGRTALLSA
- a CDS encoding heavy metal translocating P-type ATPase translates to MDASPSPSAATRAPAAGPAQSADQATLDLGIGGMTCASCSGRVERALRKVPGVRSAEVNLATERAHVVYAAPADGASAAMDGLLRRAVRNAGYEPRAADAPESPQDASPWAGFGPVAAGIALSLPLVLPMAGALAGRDWMLPALLQWLLATPVQFVLGARFYRAGWHAVRARAGNMDLLVAIGTSAAYGLSLWLWLTAGHGAGAGHVPHLYFEASAVVITLVLLGKWLEARAKRQTTAAIRALHALRPEAAHWMGPDGEVDVPVAEVMAGDRIAVRPGERIPVDGTVLEGRTQVDESMLTGEPLPVARGPGDALTGGSVNGEGRVVVQVTAVGAETVLARIIRLVEDAQAAKAPIQRLVDRVSAVFVPVVLALALLTLLGWLAAGAGAEAALIHAVAVLVIACPCALGLATPAAIMAGTGVAARHGILIKDAQALEMAHRVDTVAFDKTGTLTQGQPVLRAFDTRPGAAADADALLAVAAALQAGSEHPLARATLQAARDRGMPTPAAADGVHAVPGLGTEGTVGGVAWCVGSLRWMAAQGADVPAALADRAAALQEEGATVSALAERLPGSNAAVRALLAFGDEPKPGAAAAIAALRARGLRTVMVSGDNRGAAEAMAGRLGLRPEAGEVMAEVLPADKAACISRLRASGGDGAAAPRVVAMVGDGVNDAPALAAADVGIAMGNGTDVAMHAAGVTLMRGDPALVAAAFDISRRTVGKIRQNLFWAFAYNVAGIPLAALGYLSPVVAGAAMALSSVSVMANALLLKRWRL
- a CDS encoding heavy-metal-associated domain-containing protein produces the protein MPEQQPQQHILQVQGMTCGHCERAVTQAVRQLDPAATVAIDRPAGRVTVDTAQPRDAVAAAIAEEGYTVAP
- the cueR gene encoding Cu(I)-responsive transcriptional regulator, producing the protein MSTARAARSAAAAPAGGRPVPIGTAAERAGVSARMVRHYESLGLLRSVARTESGYRQYTEADVHTLRFIRRARDLGFSMEEIATLLGLWQDQGRASRQVKRVAQAHIDDLGQRIAAMQAMQRTLQSLVGCCHGDGRPDCPILDDLAGPAGG